Proteins encoded together in one Acidobacteriota bacterium window:
- a CDS encoding flavin reductase: MPTTASDELIPLTDQDDLWSSCFMVAPLVIIGSRDAAGEQNFAPKHMAMPLSWDRYFGFVCTPAHTTYGNILASGQFTVTFPWADQVLMASLSAAPRGKDDTKPSLAALPTRPAEHVEGAFLEQGYLFLECELHRMVEGFGENSLVAGKVVAAQVHRRALRVSDEDDQDILQRSPLLAYVQPGRFAEISQALSFPFPSGFKK; this comes from the coding sequence ATGCCCACCACCGCCAGCGACGAGCTGATTCCGCTCACCGATCAGGACGATCTCTGGTCGAGCTGCTTCATGGTGGCACCGCTGGTGATCATCGGGAGTCGCGATGCCGCTGGCGAGCAGAACTTCGCCCCCAAGCACATGGCCATGCCGCTGAGCTGGGATCGCTACTTCGGTTTCGTCTGCACTCCGGCGCACACGACCTACGGCAACATCCTCGCCAGCGGCCAGTTCACGGTCACCTTTCCGTGGGCGGACCAGGTGCTGATGGCGAGCTTGTCGGCGGCTCCCCGAGGCAAGGACGACACCAAACCCAGCCTCGCGGCGCTGCCCACCCGCCCCGCGGAGCACGTCGAAGGAGCGTTCCTCGAGCAGGGGTATCTCTTCCTCGAATGTGAGCTTCACCGGATGGTGGAGGGCTTCGGGGAGAATAGCCTCGTCGCCGGCAAGGTGGTGGCCGCCCAGGTTCACCGCCGGGCGCTACGGGTCAGCGACGAAGACGACCAGGACATCCTGCAGCGGTCGCCGCTGCTGGCCTACGTGCAACCGGGGCGGTTCGCGGAGATCTCCCAAGCCTTATCCTTCCCCTTTCCCTCCGGCTTCAAAAAGTAG
- a CDS encoding CBS domain-containing protein, which yields MSTQPLIKSVMTPFPYSITLDAEASEARGMMKQHDIRHLPVKDVDGQTVGLVTDRDLKLLLGPYLSQAHNDRALVRHACVFDPYTVDLDTPLQKVVEHMAKQRIGSALVTKEGRLAGIFTAVDACRLFADLLATDFPSGDDAA from the coding sequence ATGAGCACCCAACCTCTGATCAAATCGGTGATGACGCCCTTCCCCTACTCCATCACCCTGGACGCCGAGGCTTCGGAGGCCCGGGGGATGATGAAACAACACGACATCCGCCATTTGCCCGTCAAGGACGTGGATGGCCAGACGGTGGGATTGGTCACGGACCGCGACCTCAAGCTGCTGCTGGGGCCGTACCTCAGCCAGGCCCATAACGACCGGGCTCTGGTGCGCCATGCCTGCGTCTTCGATCCCTACACGGTGGATCTGGACACTCCTCTGCAGAAGGTGGTGGAGCACATGGCGAAGCAGCGCATCGGTTCAGCATTGGTGACCAAGGAGGGCCGGCTGGCGGGAATCTTCACCGCCGTTGACGCCTGCCGGCTTTTCGCCGACTTGCTGGCGACGGACTTCCCCTCCGGAGACGATGCGGCTTGA
- a CDS encoding TerB N-terminal domain-containing protein, protein MPRQKIPGRLTAFLLIAAIFSMAADGDGCSLFVIFAFVVLLLAIAIAANRTESPRKSPPQQNRRVQLRGSTAPSRAHRGPWLRPGECWQPPGRAVRVAGFDLPDGMVYVGEGLLEADARWNTEPALIHPKLSLDRNHPDLTGESLPYWPSYRELTPAARAGYLGWLAGGRKAPQAPIGFVFLFFYGLERRLLVDPPILGLTEAEGSALRREIARLLEIYGNSSSFSGYASSLLAYLEAETDQALVSRSPGFGGPSAGVLPTDAALALGHLAVARAPIPPDWALAWLRGSPTVSLRTPVRRCWDLFRILFRIRYAKTFGDGLILRPNKTRLELSYYPASEGIEHRTRKLDLPDVNCLSAPLRKLADLAESVTSELDSYSRWLSRRQDGDSPLHGLALLPAELTEEVQEARLDELKQWLEAQLEEGSTVLPGPKPLIRWWPTKHEDRMLKKETTGLSQLLERLGVGLEPDVRFAGPMLKAGAPVVLFRQNETMGATPSKEYVNATLLLHLASTVAAADGEIGAAEEEHLEGQLEEAFQLAAGERHRLRAHLKWLLAAPPGFAGIKKRTQKLSDSQRHELAMLCVTIAGADGRIDSEEVKILEKIYSLLGLDRQDVFSDLHQLTAGSPAAEEPVTVRPADSREIGFALPQPASPEDQGGFRLDPERVRQRMRESEESSRLLAEIFSEEEDEEVAAEPANPTATAGTAGPSVAGLDPAHQSLLEALPSEQELPLGEFERLAEDLGLLANSALDVVNEAALDLCDEPLLEGEDPLEINPYALKEMLG, encoded by the coding sequence GTGCCTCGTCAAAAGATCCCAGGGAGACTCACCGCCTTCTTGTTGATCGCCGCCATCTTCTCCATGGCCGCTGATGGCGACGGCTGCAGTCTCTTCGTGATCTTCGCCTTCGTCGTTTTGCTGCTGGCTATCGCCATCGCCGCCAATCGAACGGAGAGCCCAAGGAAGTCTCCCCCTCAGCAGAATCGCAGGGTCCAGCTCCGGGGCTCGACGGCTCCCAGCCGAGCACATCGGGGCCCGTGGCTGCGGCCTGGGGAGTGCTGGCAGCCGCCGGGGCGAGCGGTCCGCGTCGCCGGATTCGATCTACCCGACGGCATGGTCTATGTCGGTGAGGGTTTGTTGGAAGCGGACGCCCGGTGGAATACGGAGCCGGCTCTGATTCATCCGAAGCTGAGCCTGGACCGGAATCATCCGGACCTCACCGGCGAGAGTCTGCCGTATTGGCCTTCCTACCGTGAGCTGACGCCGGCCGCCCGAGCCGGCTATCTGGGTTGGCTGGCGGGCGGCCGCAAGGCACCACAGGCTCCCATCGGATTCGTCTTTCTCTTCTTCTACGGCCTGGAAAGGCGCCTGCTTGTCGACCCGCCCATTTTGGGCCTTACCGAAGCGGAGGGTTCCGCCTTGCGTCGTGAGATCGCGAGGCTGCTGGAGATTTATGGGAACAGCTCTTCCTTCTCCGGCTATGCCAGCTCCTTGCTCGCTTACCTAGAGGCGGAGACGGATCAGGCTCTCGTCTCTCGATCTCCTGGCTTCGGTGGGCCCTCGGCCGGCGTCCTGCCCACCGATGCGGCACTTGCTCTCGGCCACCTGGCGGTGGCCCGTGCGCCCATCCCGCCGGACTGGGCTTTGGCCTGGCTCCGAGGCAGCCCGACGGTGTCTCTACGCACGCCGGTACGGCGGTGCTGGGATCTCTTCCGCATCCTCTTTCGGATCCGCTACGCGAAGACTTTTGGCGACGGTCTGATTCTTCGACCTAATAAGACGCGGCTAGAGCTGAGCTATTACCCCGCGAGCGAAGGGATTGAGCATCGTACGCGGAAGCTGGATCTGCCGGATGTCAATTGTCTCTCCGCTCCCCTCCGCAAGCTCGCCGATCTGGCCGAGTCCGTGACCTCGGAGCTCGATTCCTATAGCCGCTGGCTCTCTCGTCGGCAGGACGGAGACAGCCCTTTGCACGGCCTGGCATTGTTGCCGGCGGAGTTGACGGAAGAGGTCCAGGAAGCACGCCTGGACGAGCTAAAGCAATGGCTGGAGGCCCAGCTGGAGGAGGGCAGCACTGTTCTTCCGGGACCGAAGCCCCTGATCCGGTGGTGGCCTACGAAGCATGAGGATCGAATGCTCAAAAAGGAGACCACCGGCTTGAGTCAGTTGCTGGAACGCCTCGGCGTCGGCCTGGAACCGGATGTGCGATTCGCTGGTCCGATGCTCAAGGCTGGAGCACCGGTGGTGCTCTTCCGCCAGAACGAAACCATGGGGGCGACGCCTTCCAAGGAATACGTCAACGCGACTCTCCTGCTGCATCTGGCCTCTACTGTAGCGGCGGCGGACGGTGAAATCGGAGCGGCCGAAGAGGAGCATTTGGAAGGGCAGCTCGAGGAGGCGTTCCAGCTCGCCGCCGGAGAAAGGCATCGTCTACGCGCCCATTTGAAGTGGCTCCTCGCCGCGCCACCGGGCTTTGCGGGGATCAAGAAGCGGACTCAGAAGCTGTCCGATTCTCAACGCCACGAACTTGCAATGCTCTGTGTCACCATTGCCGGTGCTGATGGACGCATCGATTCTGAAGAGGTCAAGATCCTAGAAAAGATCTATTCCCTCCTCGGTCTGGATCGCCAAGACGTATTCAGCGACCTTCACCAGCTGACGGCAGGCTCCCCAGCAGCGGAGGAACCGGTGACGGTACGGCCCGCCGACTCCAGGGAGATCGGCTTCGCCCTTCCCCAGCCCGCCTCCCCCGAAGACCAGGGAGGATTTCGTCTCGACCCGGAACGGGTCCGGCAACGGATGAGGGAGAGCGAGGAAAGCAGCCGTCTATTGGCCGAGATCTTCTCCGAAGAGGAGGACGAGGAGGTGGCCGCGGAGCCTGCCAACCCTACCGCGACGGCAGGGACGGCGGGGCCTTCGGTGGCCGGTCTCGACCCGGCGCACCAGTCCTTGCTCGAGGCTCTTCCGTCGGAGCAGGAACTGCCTCTGGGGGAGTTCGAACGACTGGCGGAGGATCTCGGGCTTCTGGCCAACAGCGCCCTGGACGTGGTCAATGAAGCAGCACTGGATCTCTGCGACGAGCCTTTGCTGGAGGGTGAGGATCCCTTGGAAATCAATCCATACGCGTTGAAGGAGATGCTGGGATGA
- a CDS encoding DEAD/DEAH box helicase, whose amino-acid sequence MMSSSGFHRLHPGVQRWIGRERWTELRPIQEQAIDKVLAGEEDLLLSAPTAGGKTEAVFLPVVSRLAESPSKGLGCLCLSPLKALINDQFDRLELLARDAGVMVHRWHGDVPAKERRKVVEGSGGILLITPESLEAFFVLRGSRLPSLFRSLHYLVVDELHAFLGSARGKQLQSLLHRVEVLIGRRVPRIGLSATLGDLDVAAELLRPRGGAEVARIQDRSGGAEIRLQLRGYLAKDPRREASAESPTPPSADRIPAHLFRVLRGGNHLVFANSRQRVELLSDDLRELAESQRVPNEFLPHHGNLSRALRESTEARLKEAGRPTSVVCTSTLELGIDVGHVDSVVQVGRPQSVSALRQRLGRSGRRGEAAILRLYITESEVTARSSLQDMLRPSLVEALAVIDLLLENRLEPPPRGQLHFSTLIQQILSCIAHQGGIQARQLYRLLCRNGPFEGVDAETLAFLLRHLASRELITQTSDGDLVLGLQGERLVGHYSFYAAFSTPEEYTLRSGGKTLGSLPFIVPLREKQPLVFAGRRWKVAAIDLESKVADLIPAHGSNPPIFGGGPIGVADLVRRRMRRIYQSPEVPIYLDQGARKLLEEGRKTYAELDLRSQRLIELGDATLLFPWVGDGALSTLELWLAQDGLKVVNHGILVEVEKLRPRKLLRTIRRLVDQGPPDGVKLAHEVAQRGAEKYDEYLPPDLLAADYASRALDPLAAHRALNEVLEEHAGGGSGSMD is encoded by the coding sequence ATGATGAGCTCTTCTGGTTTCCATCGCCTCCATCCCGGCGTCCAGCGATGGATCGGGCGCGAGCGGTGGACAGAGCTAAGGCCCATCCAGGAGCAGGCCATCGACAAGGTTCTGGCCGGCGAGGAAGACCTTCTGTTGAGCGCTCCTACCGCCGGTGGTAAGACCGAAGCCGTCTTTCTGCCCGTCGTTTCGCGCCTCGCCGAGAGCCCATCGAAAGGGCTGGGCTGCCTGTGCCTGAGCCCTCTCAAGGCTCTGATCAACGACCAATTCGACCGCCTCGAATTGTTGGCACGGGACGCCGGCGTGATGGTCCACCGTTGGCACGGCGATGTTCCTGCCAAGGAGCGGCGCAAAGTGGTCGAGGGCAGCGGAGGGATCCTGCTCATCACCCCAGAGTCCTTGGAGGCCTTCTTCGTGCTCCGAGGCTCTCGCCTGCCCTCTCTCTTCCGATCCTTGCACTATCTGGTGGTGGATGAGCTTCACGCGTTCCTGGGCAGCGCTCGGGGAAAGCAGTTGCAGTCACTATTGCATCGGGTGGAGGTCCTGATCGGCCGGCGGGTGCCACGCATCGGGTTGTCAGCGACCCTGGGAGACCTGGACGTGGCCGCTGAGCTCCTGCGCCCCAGGGGAGGTGCCGAGGTCGCCCGGATCCAAGACCGTTCCGGAGGAGCCGAGATCCGCCTGCAACTGCGAGGCTACCTGGCGAAGGATCCGCGTCGCGAAGCTTCAGCGGAATCCCCGACACCGCCAAGCGCGGACCGGATTCCAGCCCATTTGTTCCGAGTCCTCCGAGGCGGGAACCATCTGGTCTTTGCCAACAGCCGGCAGCGGGTCGAGCTTCTCTCCGATGACTTGCGCGAGCTGGCGGAGTCCCAGCGAGTTCCCAACGAGTTTCTGCCCCACCACGGAAATCTATCGAGGGCATTGCGGGAAAGCACAGAGGCGAGGCTCAAGGAGGCTGGCCGGCCGACCTCCGTCGTCTGTACATCAACGCTGGAGCTGGGCATCGACGTCGGCCATGTGGACAGTGTTGTCCAGGTGGGCCGGCCCCAGAGCGTCAGCGCCCTTCGCCAGCGCCTGGGGCGATCCGGCCGCAGAGGAGAAGCGGCCATCCTCCGCCTCTACATTACCGAGAGCGAGGTGACCGCCCGCAGCTCCCTGCAGGACATGCTCCGGCCTTCGCTCGTAGAAGCCTTGGCGGTGATCGACCTCTTGCTGGAAAATCGCCTGGAGCCACCCCCGCGGGGCCAGCTGCACTTCTCCACCCTGATCCAGCAAATTCTGTCGTGCATCGCTCATCAGGGAGGGATCCAAGCCCGGCAGCTCTACCGCCTCCTGTGCCGGAACGGCCCCTTCGAAGGCGTCGATGCAGAAACGCTGGCCTTCCTCCTCCGGCACCTGGCGAGCCGGGAGCTGATCACTCAGACCAGCGACGGCGACCTGGTCCTGGGGCTCCAGGGGGAACGGTTGGTGGGCCACTACTCCTTCTACGCAGCCTTCTCGACTCCTGAGGAGTACACCCTGCGATCTGGAGGCAAGACCCTCGGGTCCCTGCCTTTCATCGTTCCGCTGCGAGAAAAGCAGCCCCTCGTCTTCGCCGGACGACGGTGGAAAGTAGCGGCTATCGACCTGGAGAGCAAGGTAGCGGATTTGATACCCGCCCACGGCTCCAATCCACCGATCTTCGGCGGTGGTCCCATCGGTGTCGCCGATCTTGTGCGGCGCCGAATGCGCCGGATCTATCAGAGTCCCGAAGTGCCCATCTACCTCGACCAGGGGGCCCGCAAGCTCTTGGAGGAGGGACGCAAGACTTATGCAGAACTGGACCTTCGAAGCCAACGGCTCATCGAGCTAGGGGACGCCACCCTGCTCTTCCCCTGGGTCGGTGACGGAGCTTTGAGCACTCTGGAGCTCTGGCTGGCTCAAGACGGCTTGAAGGTGGTCAACCATGGGATCCTCGTCGAGGTCGAGAAGCTCCGTCCCCGAAAGCTACTTCGGACGATTCGGAGGCTGGTAGACCAGGGGCCGCCGGACGGCGTGAAGCTAGCCCACGAGGTAGCCCAACGAGGTGCCGAGAAGTACGATGAATATCTACCGCCGGATCTGCTCGCTGCGGATTACGCCTCCCGAGCCCTCGACCCGCTGGCGGCCCATCGGGCCTTGAATGAGGTGCTGGAGGAGCACGCCGGTGGCGGGTCGGGATCCATGGATTGA
- a CDS encoding cyclic nucleotide-binding domain-containing protein produces VKMQRLLDPVEIPPAKLLPATQRVADLVLEAYHQKEAIPRLREVAHQCHLFTGLAEEQVERLARVFSRREFAAGSSLFQPGGDSEEMYVLLSGRVEIQMPEQSEPVGQVSAGETVGEVAFLAEARHSARAVVGSQPLEAGVLTRRDFADLVRRRPDIGVVIYRNLALGLGEKLKRADRTLSRG; encoded by the coding sequence GGTCAAGATGCAGCGTCTTCTAGACCCGGTGGAGATCCCGCCGGCGAAGCTTCTGCCGGCCACCCAGCGGGTGGCGGACCTGGTCCTCGAGGCCTATCACCAGAAGGAAGCGATTCCCCGGCTGCGGGAGGTGGCACACCAATGTCATCTTTTTACCGGACTCGCCGAAGAGCAGGTGGAACGGCTGGCGAGGGTGTTCAGCCGGCGAGAGTTTGCTGCGGGTAGCTCCCTTTTCCAGCCTGGCGGGGATAGCGAGGAAATGTATGTACTGCTCTCCGGCAGGGTGGAGATCCAGATGCCGGAGCAAAGCGAGCCCGTAGGGCAGGTGAGCGCCGGCGAGACGGTGGGGGAGGTGGCCTTCTTGGCGGAAGCCCGTCATTCAGCACGGGCGGTGGTGGGATCGCAGCCTTTGGAGGCGGGAGTTCTGACTCGCCGGGACTTCGCCGATCTGGTGCGGCGGCGGCCGGATATCGGCGTGGTGATCTACCGCAACCTGGCCCTGGGTCTCGGGGAGAAGCTCAAGCGGGCGGACCGCACCCTGAGCCGCGGCTGA
- a CDS encoding M20 family metallopeptidase, producing MSGLRTIERDRGKGLAPEGDSAPLAPVVLRWLESQSDAMLSLLEELVLLESPSHDAQAQQPVLDRLAEALEGSGLTIRRFRGKSTGGYLLGRSSRTTGTPGQLLLGHCDTVWPHGTLESMPWRVEGTVVRGPGIYDMKGGLVQGIFALRALRELGLEPAVAPYFLINSDEEIGSRESRRAIERLARSMDRVLVLEPSLGREGRLKTARKGVGRFTVRVQGKAAHAGLDPERGASAILELSFAIQKLFALNDPEHGTTVNVGQVDGGLRPNVVAPESKAEVDVRVLTREDARRVEAEILAMEAQTPGVQLKVEGGVDRPPLEPTARNRVLWRRARSLAGDLGIELQEGTAGGGSDGNYTSLFTATLDGLGAVGDGAHATNEFIDRQRMVERTALLALLLLTPPVDPSELAPEDRS from the coding sequence ATGAGCGGGCTGCGCACCATCGAACGAGACCGGGGCAAGGGCCTGGCCCCGGAAGGGGATTCCGCTCCCCTAGCCCCGGTGGTGTTGCGCTGGCTCGAGTCCCAAAGCGATGCCATGCTCTCTCTTCTGGAGGAGCTGGTGCTCTTGGAATCGCCATCCCACGATGCCCAGGCCCAACAGCCGGTGCTGGATCGCCTCGCCGAAGCCTTGGAGGGCTCCGGCCTGACGATTCGCCGCTTCCGCGGCAAGTCCACCGGCGGATACTTGCTCGGTCGCTCTTCCCGCACCACCGGTACCCCCGGCCAGCTCCTCCTCGGTCACTGCGACACCGTGTGGCCCCACGGGACCCTCGAATCCATGCCCTGGCGGGTAGAGGGAACGGTCGTCCGAGGGCCGGGGATCTACGACATGAAGGGCGGCCTGGTGCAAGGCATCTTCGCCCTCCGGGCGCTCCGCGAGCTGGGCCTGGAGCCCGCCGTGGCGCCCTATTTTCTGATCAACTCCGACGAGGAGATCGGTAGCCGGGAGAGCCGCCGGGCCATCGAGCGGCTGGCACGGAGCATGGATCGGGTCCTCGTCCTCGAACCTTCCTTGGGCCGGGAGGGGCGGCTCAAGACCGCCCGCAAAGGGGTCGGGCGCTTCACCGTGCGGGTCCAAGGCAAAGCGGCCCACGCCGGTCTCGACCCGGAGCGGGGAGCCAGCGCCATCCTGGAGCTCTCCTTCGCCATCCAGAAGCTCTTCGCCCTCAACGACCCGGAGCACGGCACCACCGTCAACGTCGGTCAGGTCGACGGCGGCCTACGCCCCAATGTAGTGGCGCCGGAGAGCAAGGCGGAGGTGGACGTACGGGTCCTGACCCGGGAGGATGCGCGGCGGGTGGAAGCGGAGATTCTGGCCATGGAGGCGCAGACGCCGGGGGTTCAGCTGAAGGTGGAAGGAGGCGTGGACCGGCCTCCCCTCGAGCCCACGGCGCGCAACCGCGTCCTGTGGCGCCGGGCTCGATCTCTCGCCGGGGACCTCGGCATCGAGCTGCAGGAGGGTACCGCCGGCGGCGGCTCCGACGGCAACTACACCAGTCTTTTCACCGCCACCCTCGACGGATTGGGGGCGGTGGGCGACGGCGCCCACGCCACCAACGAATTCATCGACCGGCAGCGTATGGTGGAGCGCACAGCCCTCCTCGCCCTGCTCTTGCTCACGCCACCGGTAGATCCGTCGGAGCTGGCTCCGGAGGATCGATCATGA
- a CDS encoding ATP-binding protein produces MTDRKRIRPRVRDAVIQSLKAGVVPRSGLQHVQVGRKREVEALVADLDRIADGGAAIRLIIGEYGSGKTFFLQLVRSIALEKKLVAAHVDLNPDRRLHATGGQARSLYRELMRNLSTRGKPDGGALPSVVERFVSTALKESRGRGVSAETVIHERLDKLSEQVGGYDFAEVIAAYWRGHDTGDETLKSHAIRWLRAEFSTRTDARRALGVRSIVDDAHVYDYLKLFSAFVRLAGMSGFLVCLDEVVNLYKLASGRARRSNYEQILRILNDTLQGSSEGLGFLLGGTPEFLLDPRKGLYSYEALETRLSRNTFAVDGLVDFTGPVLQLENLSPEDLYVLLTKIRHVFAAGDPQSFLLPDEGLHAFMEHCSKRIGEAYFRTPRNTVTAFVNLLAVLEQNPEANWRELLGRVDLSADPGPSESDEEPATDPTAVGRLTGGKKESDDSQDETGDDDELASFRL; encoded by the coding sequence ATGACCGACCGAAAGCGCATTCGCCCCCGGGTTCGAGATGCCGTGATCCAATCCTTGAAGGCCGGGGTGGTCCCCAGAAGCGGCCTGCAGCACGTGCAGGTTGGCCGCAAGCGAGAGGTGGAAGCCCTGGTGGCGGATCTCGACCGCATTGCCGATGGCGGTGCCGCTATCCGCCTGATCATCGGTGAGTATGGCTCGGGTAAGACCTTCTTCTTGCAGCTGGTGCGCTCCATCGCTCTGGAAAAGAAGCTGGTGGCTGCCCACGTGGATCTCAATCCAGACCGGCGACTCCATGCTACCGGTGGGCAAGCGCGTTCCCTCTACCGTGAGCTGATGCGCAACCTCTCGACCCGCGGCAAGCCCGACGGTGGAGCTTTGCCCAGTGTCGTGGAGCGTTTTGTCAGCACGGCGCTCAAGGAATCACGAGGCCGTGGGGTGAGCGCCGAGACGGTGATCCACGAACGCCTGGACAAGCTCAGCGAACAGGTCGGTGGGTATGACTTTGCTGAAGTGATCGCGGCCTATTGGCGGGGCCACGATACCGGCGACGAGACCCTGAAGAGCCACGCGATCCGCTGGCTTCGGGCCGAGTTCTCCACCCGTACTGATGCCCGGCGAGCGCTGGGGGTACGATCCATCGTCGACGATGCCCACGTCTACGACTACCTCAAGCTCTTCTCCGCCTTCGTCCGATTGGCCGGGATGTCGGGATTTCTGGTGTGCCTGGACGAGGTGGTGAATCTGTACAAATTGGCCAGCGGCCGAGCCCGTCGTTCCAACTACGAGCAGATTCTGCGCATTCTCAACGACACCCTCCAGGGCAGCTCCGAAGGATTGGGTTTCCTGCTCGGAGGAACCCCCGAATTCCTCCTCGACCCCCGCAAGGGGCTTTACAGCTACGAGGCTTTGGAAACACGCCTGAGCCGCAATACCTTCGCGGTAGACGGGCTGGTGGACTTCACCGGCCCGGTGCTTCAGTTGGAGAATCTGAGCCCGGAAGATCTCTATGTCCTGCTGACCAAGATCCGTCATGTCTTCGCCGCCGGTGATCCCCAGAGTTTCCTCCTCCCCGACGAGGGGCTTCATGCCTTCATGGAGCATTGTTCCAAGCGCATCGGCGAGGCGTACTTCCGCACCCCTCGCAACACGGTAACCGCTTTTGTCAATCTCTTGGCGGTGCTAGAGCAGAACCCCGAAGCCAACTGGCGAGAGCTGTTGGGACGGGTCGACCTCTCGGCGGATCCAGGGCCTTCGGAGTCCGACGAGGAACCGGCGACAGACCCGACCGCTGTGGGCCGGCTCACAGGTGGCAAGAAGGAAAGCGATGATTCCCAGGACGAGACCGGGGACGATGACGAGCTGGCTTCCTTCCGGCTCTAA
- a CDS encoding DUF1992 domain-containing protein, with protein MSRSPITERAIATVAENRIRDAQTEGLFNNLPGAGRPLPCLDEPYDPNWWLRQWVRRERLTRALVGRED; from the coding sequence GTGAGCCGCTCCCCCATCACCGAACGCGCCATCGCCACCGTCGCCGAAAACCGCATTCGCGACGCCCAGACCGAGGGTCTGTTCAACAACCTCCCCGGCGCCGGCCGCCCCCTCCCCTGTCTCGACGAGCCCTACGACCCCAACTGGTGGCTTCGGCAGTGGGTACGCCGGGAGAGGCTCACGCGGGCGCTGGTGGGTCGGGAAGACTGA